The stretch of DNA TTGGAGAATTCCGCTCCACATCTGGTAGATGTGGACCCGGAGAGTGGGCTGCTCTTCACTAAACAACGGATTGACAGGGAGACGTTGTGCAGGCGAAACCCCAAATGTCAGCTCTCAATGGAAGTGTTTGCCAACGACAAGGAAATATGCATGATCAAGATGGATATTGAGGACATCAACGACAATTCACCAAGTTTTCCTTCAGATCACATCAATATTGATATTTCAGAAAATGCAGCAGCTGGCACGCGCTTTCCCCTAACGATAGCGCACGACTCAGATTCTGGGGAAAACGGGATTAAGACTTATCAGGTCACAAGAGAtgattacaatacattttctttggATTTGAAAATTAGAGGAGATGGGACTATATATCCAGAACTCGTCGTTCAGAGACCATTAGACAGGGAGGACCAGAGTCATCACACACTCCTTTTGACTGCTATTGATGGAGGGGAATATCCAAGATCAGGGTCCATGCAAATAAATGTGAGAGTTACTGATTCAAATGATAACAGCCCAGTCTTTGAAAAACCCTCCTATGTCCTGGAGATCCCTGAAAACTCACCACCTGGAAAAATATTGATAGATTTAAATGCAACAGACCAAGACGAAGGGAGCAATGGACAGGTGGTCTATTCCTTCAGTGGGTATGCATCAGAGCGAATGCAGGAGTTGTTCTCCATTGACCCCAACACTGGTGTCATAAAGATTCAAGGAGAAATAGACTATGAGGAGAACCCAATTATTGAATTTGATGTGCAGGCTAAGGACCTCGGGCCAAACCCCATTCCTGGCCATTGTAAAATCACTGTCAAAGTACTGGACAAGAATGATAACTGGCCAATTATAAGTTTTGTGTCTGTCCGTCAGGGAGCCATCAGCGAAGCAGCCCCTCCAGAGTCTGTCATTGCTCTGGTGAGAGTCACAGACAAAGACTCTGGGAGGAATGGTCAACTCCAGTGCCGAGTGCTGGGCAATGTACCCTTCAGACTGCAAGAAAACAATGATAATTTTTACACACTTCTAACTGATAGACCACTGGACAGGGAAATGAAAGATGAATATAACGTTACAATAGTGGCCAGGGACAATGGAATACCTTCCTTAAATTACACAAAATCCTTTACGGTCAAAATATTGGATGAAAATGACAATGCTCCTCGTTTTACCAAGACAGTATATGTGCTTCAGGTGCCAGAGAACAACATCCCAGGGGAGTATTTAGGTTCCGTTCTGGCACATGATCCAGACATAGGTAGAAATGGAACTGTGTCTTACTCCATCTTGCCTTCACATATTGTGGATGTGTCAGTGTATACCTATGTGTCCGTCAACCCTACCAATGGAGCCATATATGCCTCAAGATCTTTCAACTACGAGCAAACAAAGTTCTTTGAGTTCAAAGTTCAAGCTAAAGATGCAGGGTCTCCTCACATGGAGAGCACCGCCACAGTCAGGGTCAGCGTCCTCGACGTCAACGACAATCTCCCAGTAATCACACTACCCCTCCTTCAAAACGACACGGCTGAAATCGTCGTCCCCCGAAACGTGGGCATGGGCTACATCGTGACCACGGTCAAAGCCATGGACCATGACCACGGGGAGAGTGGACGCCTGGCCTACGAGATCTGGGAAGGCAACGAGGAGAACCTGTTTGAGATTGACACCGTGTCTGGGGAGATTAGAACAACCAATCCAGTGTGGGAGGCGGTGACCACCTTGGTGGAGCTGGTTGTGAAGGTAACAGACCATGGCAAGCCTCCCCTGTCTGCTGTGGCTAAGTTGATCATTAGGGCCAACCCGGGGGCCATAGCAGCAGGGGACTCAGGGGCCAGCAG from Hypomesus transpacificus isolate Combined female chromosome 23, fHypTra1, whole genome shotgun sequence encodes:
- the pcdh17 gene encoding protocadherin-17; amino-acid sequence: MRLSVIFFLLLWAKALTLKNLNYSVPEEQGPGTVIGNIAKDAGYGPMERGKKSNFRILENSAPHLVDVDPESGLLFTKQRIDRETLCRRNPKCQLSMEVFANDKEICMIKMDIEDINDNSPSFPSDHINIDISENAAAGTRFPLTIAHDSDSGENGIKTYQVTRDDYNTFSLDLKIRGDGTIYPELVVQRPLDREDQSHHTLLLTAIDGGEYPRSGSMQINVRVTDSNDNSPVFEKPSYVLEIPENSPPGKILIDLNATDQDEGSNGQVVYSFSGYASERMQELFSIDPNTGVIKIQGEIDYEENPIIEFDVQAKDLGPNPIPGHCKITVKVLDKNDNWPIISFVSVRQGAISEAAPPESVIALVRVTDKDSGRNGQLQCRVLGNVPFRLQENNDNFYTLLTDRPLDREMKDEYNVTIVARDNGIPSLNYTKSFTVKILDENDNAPRFTKTVYVLQVPENNIPGEYLGSVLAHDPDIGRNGTVSYSILPSHIVDVSVYTYVSVNPTNGAIYASRSFNYEQTKFFEFKVQAKDAGSPHMESTATVRVSVLDVNDNLPVITLPLLQNDTAEIVVPRNVGMGYIVTTVKAMDHDHGESGRLAYEIWEGNEENLFEIDTVSGEIRTTNPVWEAVTTLVELVVKVTDHGKPPLSAVAKLIIRANPGAIAAGDSGASREPQPWDMSLPLIVTLCIISVMLLAVMTAIAVKSKHQDKEAGNYNCRVAEFANPPTGKGKKKRINKSDIMLVQSEMEERDSLSRMNVVSSPSLITSPICFDYQSPLPLTLPRSEVLYLKTTPNSLTVPRAGCHSSFAGLSTETPGSRMSVIQTDNFPSEPNYVGSRQPFVPSSTFKDAERASLRDSGHGDSDQADSDQDTNKGSHCDTSAREALKMKATAVNGQPLEQGQDKSVHCTDECLALGHSDSCWMPKLRVGSQADSADNRTNLFIPVGMEAMVETEIYGTINRSGRKTLSTFGKEQRDSTILVANVKPYFKTQRALSPPLQESPSASTSPLKMSTPLDSPSKEPGEGREGGSDSSAYGPPDGQCSPPHTELEEPSYLTCQVLRPKSLSSSLIHSSVISQECGAMEYVFDQRDSAN